Proteins encoded within one genomic window of Anopheles gambiae chromosome 3, idAnoGambNW_F1_1, whole genome shotgun sequence:
- the LOC1280143 gene encoding uncharacterized protein DDB_G0271670: protein MCSSGGNSRRSSSSSSSSSSNNIRTNTILDRRRRLAQLTKWCTLFIILESTSVGSGLITPPSSSTTPASTVTTTTSSSSSSTTTTTTIINTSGSSTGSSWLESTSPSSAGGGPYTSPSATALPAFEALPRFEALVQDSPNSSRGKTLPLVGSGALKVTPSQPALEGSKRGPTGSSNSNRDGSSSSTTTSGYDSPASRRTPPLSKVVAATGTTIAPVGMAAAGSSSFSKISSANLILAESGGAESAKIGPGQKVPVGFSGSSSTAKTAAAGKSAGSRPLAASEQEPSGNRLEGGELTTTPEGNFSKMYFETDNHTTIASQVGSIAVLPCAVRNIGEGVVSWIRRKDYHLLTIGFTTYSSDERFNIIHSEDTEEWPLQIKYVQLRDAGLYECQVSTHPPTSIFVKLDVVEAKAEIFGPSEKYLKPGSMLRLTCRVVQSNEPPLYIFWYHNNRMINYDAHRGVNVSTEADNRYSELVISHTNTLNSGNYSCVSNNAVAASTLVHILNGENPAAMQHGDHGNAVLVASHIHLPLAVVTYQVINFVLNMH, encoded by the exons GTTTGATCACACCACCCAGTAGCAGCACCACGCCCGCCAGCACTGTAACAACCACcactagtagcagcagcagcagtacaactaccaccaccaccatcatcaacacTAGTGGCAGCAGCACTGGCAGCAGTTGGCTCGAAAGTACGAGTCCCTCCAGTGCCGGCGGCGGTCCGTACACTTCGCCCTCAGCCACCGCGCTTCCTGCGTTCGAGGCGCTGCCCCGGTTCGAAGCCCTCGTGCAGGACAGCCCCAACAGCTCCCGGGGCAAAACGCTCCCGCTGGTGGGTTCGGGTGCGCTCAAGGTAACGCCATCCCAGCCGGCGCTCGAGGGAAGCAAGCGTGGCCCGACTGGCAGTAGTAATAGTAACCgagacggcagcagcagcagcaccaccaccagcggctATGACTCGCCCGCTTCCCGAAGGACACCACCGCTGTCGAAGGTGGTGGCGGCCACGGGTACCACCATCGCACCGGTTGGAATGGCCGCTGCAGGCAGCAGTAGTTTTAGCAAAATCTCTAGCGCCAATCTAATACTCGCCGAGAGCGGCGGTGCCGAGTCGGCCAAGATTGGACCGGGCCAGAAGGTGCCGGTGGGATTttcgggcagcagcagcaccgccaaGACTGCAGCGGCCGGAAAGTCGGCCGGTAGTAGACCACTGGCCGCGTCGGAGCAGGAGCCGAGCGGTAATCGGCTCGAGGGTGGCGAACTGACCACCACACCCGAGGGTAACTTCAGCAAGATGTACTTTGAAACCGATAACCACACGACGATCGCGTCCCAGGTCGGCTCGATAGCGGTGCTGCCGTGCGCGGTGCGCAACATCGGCGAAGGCgtg GTGTCGTGGATAAGGCGGAAAGATTATCACCTGCTAACGATCGGCTTCACCACCTACAGCAGTGACGAGCGGTTCAACATCATCCACTCGGAGGATACCGAG GAATGGCCACTGCAGATCAAATACGTCCAGCTGCGGGACGCCGGGCTGTACGAGTGTCAGGTTTCGACCCATCCGCCGACGTCAATCTTCGTCAAGCTGGACGTGGTTG AGGCAAAGGCAGAGATTTTTGGACCGTCGGAAAAGTATCTCAAACCGGGCTCGATGCTCCGGTTAACGTGTCGCGTCGTGCAAAGCAACGAGCCACCGCTGTACATATTCTGGTATCACAACAATCGCATGATTAACTACGATGCGCACCGGGGCGTGAACGTGTCAACGGAGGCGG ACAATCGGTACTCGGAGCTTGTCATTTCACACACGAATACACTCAACTCGGGGAACTATTCGTGCGTTTCGAACAACGCTGTCGCTGCTTCTACGCTGGTGCATATTCTGAACG GTGAAAACCCGGCCGCCATGCAGCACGGTGACCATGGGAATGCGGTCCTGGTGGCGTCACACATTCATCTGCCGCTGGCAGTTGTAACATATCAGGTCATCAATTTCGTCTTAAATATGCATTGA